A stretch of the Archangium violaceum genome encodes the following:
- a CDS encoding ISL3 family transposase: MTRNPRFLVTINNQLAHRGHHCRACGAERLNAQRLEELYIIGVDELSHRRHHQYLSVVVDHLKSRVVWMGEGKGEQTLHDFFDELGPQRTGELTHVTQDLSAAVTKVVKQRAPKAVQVFDRFHVQKLANEALDEVRRQEVRDVSGTQSAAAVKESRWALLKNPWNLSLRQGEKLREAQRLNRRLYRAYLRKESLAKGMDYRQPVRASEHLDGWSRWASRSKLKPFVRLAKTVRKHKQGIVAYTQTGLSNGVVEGLNNKIRLVMRRAYGFRNTAALNAMVFLCCGGLVLHPPLPGIA, translated from the coding sequence ATGACCAGGAATCCGCGCTTCCTGGTGACCATCAACAATCAACTGGCGCACCGTGGGCACCATTGTCGAGCGTGTGGTGCCGAGCGTCTGAACGCGCAGCGGCTGGAGGAGTTGTACATCATCGGCGTGGACGAGCTGAGCCACCGCCGCCACCACCAGTACCTGTCCGTGGTGGTGGACCACCTCAAGTCGCGCGTGGTGTGGATGGGAGAGGGCAAGGGCGAACAGACGCTGCACGACTTCTTCGACGAGCTGGGGCCCCAGAGGACGGGGGAGCTCACGCACGTGACGCAGGACCTGAGCGCGGCCGTCACCAAGGTGGTGAAGCAGCGCGCGCCAAAGGCTGTCCAGGTATTCGACCGCTTCCACGTGCAGAAGCTCGCCAACGAGGCCCTGGACGAAGTGCGCCGCCAGGAGGTGCGGGACGTGTCCGGCACCCAGAGCGCCGCGGCCGTGAAGGAGAGCCGCTGGGCGCTGCTCAAGAATCCGTGGAACCTCTCGCTGCGCCAGGGGGAGAAGCTGCGCGAGGCGCAACGACTCAACCGGCGGCTCTACCGCGCGTACCTGCGCAAGGAGAGCCTGGCCAAGGGCATGGATTACCGCCAGCCAGTACGTGCCTCGGAGCACCTGGACGGTTGGAGCCGGTGGGCCAGCCGCTCCAAGCTCAAGCCCTTCGTCCGGCTGGCCAAGACAGTGCGCAAGCACAAGCAAGGCATTGTGGCCTACACCCAGACGGGGCTGAGCAACGGCGTGGTGGAAGGGCTCAACAACAAGATTCGTCTCGTCATGCGTCGGGCCTATGGCTTCCGCAACACCGCGGCCCTCAATGCGATGGTGTTCCTGTGCTGCGGGGGGCTGGTGCTCCACCCGCCGCTGCCGGGCATCGCGTAG
- a CDS encoding ATP-binding protein, with protein MSWDALNRAFLSAALRRVQFLLERHADASLTSPTDLPPFDADGWPHWPESEPRPPALRTLCNQLELTPFERDVLLLCTGMELDARVPALCARAQGDAHRSYPTFSLALAALPGSHWDALSPQRALRHWNLVTLGSGASLTLAPLRVEERIWQYLLGIDSLDERLAQHLQPLPESGPLVPSHEALARQVAATLASAAREPEFPIIQLCGRGRGDQLALAAHATGLLGLEPRCLPAEALPSSREEGERLARLWNRELLLGPLALLVDCHDLDTHAPERTAALGRLVSAVRGVLLLATPERRPTGARSTVLLEVPLPRASEQRALWLEALGRQLRPEAFAPWRLPQAAETLVNQFELDRPAIDSAVLQALGQLQLEEAPGPERVRTALWQGARAQSRRHLESLAQRLEVRAGWEDLLLPEHLLQQLSEVEMHVRHRLLVHETWGLSAGGWRGTGTAVLFSGPPGTGKTLAAEVLARSLELDLYRIDLSGVVSKYIGETEKNLRRVFDAAESGGAALLFDEADALFGKRSEVKDSHDRHANIEVSYLLQRMESFRGLALLTTNLKSGLDPAFTRRLRFIIDFAFPDRKQREVLWRRAFPASLPTANLEPARLAVLNVSGAAIRNIALHAAVLAADEAARSASPAAVRPRHVIAAARREFEKLQQPFPPPKEFEGWE; from the coding sequence ATGAGCTGGGATGCGCTCAACCGCGCCTTCCTCTCCGCGGCCCTGAGGCGCGTGCAGTTCCTCCTTGAGCGGCATGCGGATGCCTCGCTCACGTCCCCCACGGACCTGCCGCCCTTCGATGCCGACGGCTGGCCGCACTGGCCTGAGTCCGAGCCGCGGCCCCCCGCTCTGCGCACCCTGTGCAACCAGCTCGAGCTCACCCCCTTCGAGCGCGACGTCCTCCTGCTGTGCACGGGCATGGAGCTGGATGCACGCGTCCCCGCCCTCTGTGCCCGCGCCCAGGGGGATGCCCACCGCTCCTACCCCACCTTCTCGCTCGCGCTCGCGGCGCTCCCCGGCTCGCACTGGGATGCCCTCTCGCCCCAGAGGGCCCTGCGCCACTGGAACCTCGTCACCCTGGGCTCCGGCGCCTCGCTCACCCTCGCGCCCCTGCGCGTCGAGGAGCGCATCTGGCAGTACCTGCTTGGCATTGACTCGCTCGATGAGCGCCTCGCGCAGCACCTCCAGCCGCTGCCCGAGTCCGGCCCGCTCGTGCCCTCGCACGAGGCGCTCGCCCGCCAGGTAGCCGCCACCCTCGCCAGCGCCGCCCGCGAGCCCGAGTTTCCCATCATCCAACTGTGTGGCCGCGGCCGCGGAGACCAGCTCGCCCTGGCCGCGCACGCCACCGGACTGCTCGGCCTGGAGCCGCGGTGTCTGCCCGCCGAGGCCCTGCCCTCCTCGCGCGAGGAGGGGGAGCGGCTGGCCCGGCTGTGGAACCGCGAGCTGCTGCTCGGCCCCCTGGCCCTCCTGGTGGACTGCCATGACCTGGACACCCACGCGCCCGAGCGCACCGCGGCCCTGGGGCGGCTGGTGTCCGCTGTGCGCGGCGTGCTGCTGCTCGCCACCCCCGAGCGCCGCCCCACGGGCGCACGCAGCACCGTGCTGCTCGAGGTGCCCCTGCCTCGCGCCTCCGAGCAGCGGGCCCTGTGGCTGGAGGCGCTCGGACGTCAGCTTCGTCCCGAGGCCTTCGCGCCCTGGCGCCTCCCCCAGGCCGCCGAGACGCTCGTCAACCAGTTCGAGCTGGATCGCCCCGCCATCGACTCCGCCGTCCTCCAGGCACTCGGCCAGCTGCAGCTCGAGGAGGCGCCCGGCCCCGAGCGCGTGCGCACCGCCCTCTGGCAGGGCGCCCGTGCCCAGTCCCGGCGCCACCTGGAGTCGCTCGCCCAGCGCCTGGAGGTGCGCGCCGGCTGGGAAGATTTGCTCCTGCCCGAGCACCTCCTCCAGCAGCTCTCCGAGGTGGAGATGCACGTGCGCCACCGCCTGCTCGTTCATGAGACGTGGGGCCTGAGCGCGGGTGGCTGGCGCGGCACCGGCACCGCCGTCCTCTTCTCCGGCCCTCCCGGCACCGGCAAGACGCTCGCCGCCGAGGTGCTCGCCCGGAGCCTGGAGCTGGACCTGTACCGCATCGACCTGAGCGGCGTGGTGAGCAAGTACATTGGAGAGACGGAGAAGAACCTGCGCCGCGTCTTCGATGCCGCCGAGTCCGGGGGCGCCGCCCTCCTCTTCGACGAGGCGGATGCCCTCTTCGGCAAGCGCAGCGAGGTGAAGGACAGCCACGACCGCCACGCCAACATCGAGGTCAGCTACCTGCTCCAGCGCATGGAGTCCTTCCGGGGGCTCGCGCTGCTCACCACCAACCTCAAGTCCGGGCTGGACCCGGCCTTCACCCGCCGGCTGCGCTTCATCATTGACTTCGCCTTCCCTGACAGGAAGCAGCGCGAGGTGCTGTGGCGCCGTGCGTTTCCCGCCAGCCTGCCCACCGCGAACCTGGAGCCGGCGCGGCTCGCCGTGCTCAATGTCTCGGGAGCGGCCATTCGCAACATCGCCCTGCATGCCGCCGTGCTCGCCGCCGACGAGGCCGCGCGCTCCGCGAGCCCCGCCGCCGTGCGCCCGCGCCATGTGATTGCCGCCGCGCGCCGGGAGTTCGAGAAGCTCCAGCAGCCCTTCCCCCCCCCGAAGGAGTTCGAGGGGTGGGAATGA
- a CDS encoding DUF4255 domain-containing protein, with amino-acid sequence MSNHLAIATVTATLKTLVSRYAIEAVPSAHVSTANPRTLGTSTLIRGVNIYLYMATPNATLRNQHVPTRRPDGTLLSVPRVAVDLHYLFTFYGDEEQFEPQLLLGSVAATLNRVPILTPSFIRETINSHPTLLGGSNLDKQEPHITVVPTRLDAETLSKMWSVLYQVPYNLSVAYECGPVLIDSDVVARPNPPVTQVVPSTGTTRS; translated from the coding sequence ATGAGCAACCACCTCGCCATCGCCACTGTCACCGCCACCCTCAAGACACTGGTGAGCCGGTACGCCATCGAGGCCGTCCCCAGCGCCCATGTCTCCACCGCCAACCCGCGCACGCTCGGCACCAGCACCCTCATCCGGGGCGTCAACATCTACCTCTACATGGCCACGCCCAACGCCACCCTGCGCAACCAGCACGTCCCCACGCGCAGGCCCGATGGCACCCTGCTCTCCGTGCCCCGCGTCGCGGTGGACCTGCACTACCTCTTCACCTTCTATGGGGATGAGGAGCAGTTCGAGCCCCAGCTCCTGCTCGGCAGCGTGGCCGCCACCCTCAACCGCGTGCCCATCCTGACGCCCTCCTTCATCCGCGAAACCATCAACAGCCACCCCACCCTCCTGGGCGGCTCCAACCTGGACAAGCAGGAGCCCCACATCACCGTCGTCCCCACCCGGCTCGACGCCGAGACGCTCTCCAAGATGTGGTCCGTCCTCTATCAGGTCCCCTACAACCTCTCGGTCGCCTACGAGTGCGGCCCCGTGCTCATCGACAGTGACGTCGTCGCCCGGCCCAACCCCCCCGTCACGCAGGTGGTGCCTTCCACGGGGACGACGCGGTCATGA
- a CDS encoding phage tail protein — protein sequence MPEFTKNAKRVDPYKNFKFVVSWDGKPVAGVSKVSALKRTTEVVKHRAGSDPSTTRKSLGQTDWEAITLERGVTHDTAFEQWANKVWDYANSSKMGQEVSLADFRKDLTIDLFNEAGQKVISYKCYRCWPSEFTAMPELDGSGNAVAIQSLVLQTEGWERDQSVQEPQEPTFNDPTS from the coding sequence ATGCCTGAGTTCACCAAGAACGCAAAGCGCGTCGACCCGTACAAGAACTTCAAGTTCGTCGTGAGCTGGGACGGCAAGCCCGTCGCCGGCGTGAGCAAGGTGAGCGCCCTCAAGCGCACCACCGAGGTGGTCAAGCACCGGGCCGGCAGCGACCCGAGCACCACCCGCAAGTCCCTGGGCCAGACGGACTGGGAAGCCATCACCCTGGAGCGCGGCGTCACCCATGACACCGCGTTCGAGCAGTGGGCCAACAAGGTCTGGGACTACGCCAACTCCTCGAAAATGGGCCAGGAGGTGTCGCTGGCGGACTTCCGCAAGGACCTCACCATCGACCTGTTCAACGAGGCCGGCCAGAAGGTCATCTCCTACAAGTGCTACCGGTGCTGGCCCTCGGAGTTCACCGCCATGCCGGAGCTGGATGGCTCGGGAAACGCGGTGGCCATCCAGTCGCTCGTGCTGCAGACCGAGGGCTGGGAGCGCGACCAGAGCGTCCAGGAGCCGCAGGAGCCCACCTTCAACGACCCAACCTCCTAA
- a CDS encoding phage tail sheath family protein, whose product MALVRPPLSAPGIYVQEVPSGVRTIVGVSTSLTVFFGRAERGPVGQPIEVSSFSEYQHTFGGLLDDSPMPYSVQDFFLNGGGQAIIIRLFENRLSSPLSPPFSGTFDEDTALISPDPANVPSSPPVPALSLLASSPGAWGKSLTYFTDTKNITQTARDRFKKDGKGGWDASDLFNLTISYARPDGTKDLESFAAVSTDPRSGPRYLKMVLEQTSSYARLVDTGSSPINSPPVDTHNGDVQDSGKLSEGTYLAALDQLDRLDIYNIVCIPSDSFLGSHDITPNVYAAAAGKCRDEKATLVLDPPSNWTDPTRDIHPDSFGTVFGYGPASDLAPYSALYFPRVQSEDPLNSDAIITRPACGIIAGIMARTDATRGVWKAPAGQETGLNGITGLNYKLTDTENGNLNQVGVNCLRSFPVVGPVVWGARTLAGADVLSSDFKYLPVRRLTDFIEQTLLRQTRFAVFEPNDEPLWSQLRLAIGAFMNDLFRQGAFQGSSRDKAFFVKCDATTTTQDDIDKGIVNIEVGFAPLKPAEFVVIYIEQSAGQTA is encoded by the coding sequence ATGGCTCTCGTCCGCCCGCCGCTGTCGGCTCCTGGCATCTACGTCCAGGAAGTCCCCAGCGGCGTCCGCACCATTGTCGGCGTCTCTACTTCCCTCACGGTCTTCTTCGGACGCGCGGAACGCGGCCCCGTGGGACAGCCCATCGAGGTCTCCTCCTTCTCCGAGTACCAGCACACCTTTGGCGGACTGCTCGATGACTCGCCCATGCCGTACTCCGTCCAGGACTTCTTCCTCAATGGTGGAGGCCAGGCCATCATCATCCGGCTGTTCGAGAACCGCCTCTCCAGTCCCCTGAGCCCGCCGTTCTCCGGCACCTTCGACGAGGACACGGCGCTCATCAGCCCCGATCCGGCCAATGTCCCGAGCAGCCCGCCGGTCCCGGCGCTGTCCCTGCTCGCCTCCAGCCCCGGTGCCTGGGGCAAGAGCCTCACCTACTTCACCGATACGAAGAACATCACCCAGACGGCCCGGGACCGTTTCAAGAAGGATGGCAAGGGTGGCTGGGATGCCAGCGACCTCTTCAACCTGACCATCAGCTACGCCCGGCCTGACGGAACCAAGGACCTCGAGTCCTTCGCGGCCGTGTCCACCGACCCCCGGTCCGGTCCGCGCTACCTGAAGATGGTTCTGGAGCAGACGTCCAGCTACGCCCGGCTGGTCGACACCGGCAGCTCGCCCATCAACTCCCCCCCCGTGGACACGCACAACGGGGACGTCCAGGACTCGGGCAAGCTCTCGGAGGGCACCTACCTGGCGGCCCTGGACCAGCTGGACAGGCTCGACATCTACAACATCGTCTGCATCCCGTCCGACAGCTTCCTCGGCTCGCACGACATCACTCCGAACGTCTACGCGGCGGCTGCCGGCAAGTGCCGCGACGAGAAGGCCACCCTGGTGCTCGACCCGCCGTCCAACTGGACGGACCCGACGAGGGACATCCACCCGGATTCATTCGGCACGGTCTTCGGGTACGGCCCCGCCTCGGACCTGGCGCCCTACAGCGCGCTCTACTTCCCGCGCGTGCAGTCCGAGGACCCCCTCAACTCGGATGCCATCATCACCCGCCCCGCGTGCGGCATCATCGCCGGCATCATGGCCCGCACCGACGCCACCCGCGGCGTGTGGAAGGCGCCCGCGGGCCAGGAGACGGGCCTCAACGGCATCACCGGCCTGAACTACAAGCTCACCGACACGGAGAACGGCAACCTCAACCAGGTGGGCGTCAACTGCCTGCGCTCCTTCCCCGTGGTAGGCCCCGTCGTCTGGGGTGCGCGCACCCTGGCGGGCGCCGACGTGCTCAGCAGTGACTTCAAGTACCTGCCCGTGCGCCGGCTCACCGACTTCATCGAGCAGACCCTGTTGCGGCAGACGCGCTTCGCCGTCTTCGAGCCCAATGACGAGCCGCTCTGGTCCCAGCTGCGGCTGGCCATTGGCGCCTTCATGAACGACCTGTTCCGCCAGGGTGCCTTCCAGGGCAGCTCGCGCGACAAGGCCTTCTTCGTCAAGTGCGACGCCACCACCACCACCCAGGACGACATCGACAAGGGCATCGTCAACATCGAGGTGGGCTTCGCCCCGCTCAAGCCCGCCGAGTTCGTCGTCATCTACATCGAGCAGTCGGCCGGTCAGACCGCCTAG
- a CDS encoding DUF2381 family protein — protein sequence MTLNVTQHPGDALVARKVISYRAVGPKGRGRVAVKVELRNTGTVPWTPTGAALVGSKREALTGLTVWPLEPIPPGRFQSITVEMNAAEIEARGTYTLKLWGEQGGATSVTLDGATFP from the coding sequence ATTACCCTCAACGTCACCCAGCATCCGGGAGACGCCCTCGTCGCGCGGAAGGTCATCAGCTACCGGGCCGTCGGACCCAAGGGGCGAGGACGAGTGGCCGTGAAGGTGGAGTTGCGCAACACGGGAACGGTGCCCTGGACGCCTACGGGGGCGGCCCTGGTGGGCTCCAAGCGCGAGGCGCTGACGGGGCTGACGGTGTGGCCCCTGGAACCCATCCCGCCGGGGAGGTTCCAGAGCATCACCGTGGAGATGAACGCGGCGGAGATCGAGGCCCGAGGCACCTACACGCTCAAGCTGTGGGGCGAACAAGGCGGAGCTACGAGCGTGACCCTCGACGGCGCGACATTCCCCTAG
- a CDS encoding transposase yields MPAQALLEHYRQRGTAEGHFAEFMDVLAPALSSARRPKSKYRGQPPVQRSVSIDAFANNEVRLLLNALAYNLVHAARVLMEQATGEGWGLRRVRERVLKVAARVLLHARRVVLVIGRESASLWQKLWTKLGSLSTAHIT; encoded by the coding sequence ATGCCGGCGCAGGCGCTGCTGGAGCACTACCGCCAACGCGGCACGGCGGAGGGCCACTTCGCAGAGTTCATGGACGTGCTGGCCCCGGCGCTCTCCTCGGCCAGACGGCCCAAGTCCAAGTACCGGGGGCAGCCGCCCGTCCAGCGCTCGGTGTCCATCGACGCCTTCGCCAACAACGAGGTACGCCTGTTGCTCAATGCCCTGGCCTACAACCTGGTGCACGCCGCGCGCGTGCTGATGGAGCAGGCCACGGGCGAGGGCTGGGGGCTGCGCCGTGTGCGCGAGCGGGTGCTCAAAGTAGCCGCGCGGGTGCTGTTACACGCCAGAAGAGTGGTGCTGGTCATTGGCCGGGAGTCGGCCAGCCTCTGGCAGAAGCTGTGGACGAAGCTGGGCTCGCTGAGCACAGCGCACATCACGTAG
- a CDS encoding IS1380 family transposase — protein sequence MGEILNDFGLEFNGSVKLEARAERLTSEAGAVLLREVDERLGLTRWLGEMLTDTRDEKRITHSLRELVRTDLLLLGQGWRDHDDADALRRDAVLRLAVSDSKSSVPLRGEEGGAEGLASQPTLSRLTAMLAREENRKVLHEALVWQTGRRLRAQQPKGQKLKQVTVDVDGLPVEVPGHQEGSAYNGHYGVRMYHPIVASLAETGDLLDVRLREGNVHSANGALEFIDELLGRVEKEVCEVAAVRFDAGFPEEKLLAKLEERGTPYVARVRNTSVLQREAALPRFMNSGVPLGEPGTHLYEWEYQAQGWSRARRVVLVVLERKDELFPHAF from the coding sequence ATGGGTGAAATCCTCAACGACTTCGGGCTGGAGTTCAACGGCTCCGTGAAGCTGGAGGCGAGGGCGGAGCGGTTGACGTCGGAGGCAGGGGCGGTGCTGCTGAGGGAGGTGGACGAGCGGTTGGGGCTGACGCGCTGGCTGGGGGAGATGTTGACGGACACGCGAGACGAGAAGCGGATAACCCACTCGCTGAGGGAGTTGGTGCGCACGGACCTTCTGCTGTTGGGGCAAGGGTGGAGAGACCACGACGACGCGGACGCGCTCAGGAGGGACGCGGTGTTGAGGTTGGCGGTGTCGGACAGCAAGAGCAGCGTGCCGCTGAGGGGGGAAGAGGGGGGAGCGGAGGGGTTGGCCTCACAGCCCACCTTGTCGCGGCTGACGGCCATGTTGGCGCGAGAGGAAAACCGGAAGGTGCTGCACGAGGCGCTGGTGTGGCAGACGGGGCGAAGGCTGAGGGCGCAACAGCCCAAGGGCCAGAAGCTCAAGCAGGTGACGGTGGACGTGGACGGGTTGCCGGTGGAGGTGCCTGGGCACCAGGAGGGCAGCGCGTACAACGGGCACTACGGAGTACGCATGTACCACCCGATTGTCGCCAGTCTCGCCGAGACGGGAGACCTGCTGGACGTGAGGTTGCGCGAGGGAAACGTGCACAGCGCCAATGGAGCGCTGGAATTCATCGACGAGTTGCTGGGGCGAGTGGAGAAGGAGGTATGCGAAGTGGCAGCGGTGCGCTTCGACGCGGGCTTTCCCGAGGAGAAGCTGCTGGCGAAGCTGGAGGAGCGAGGCACGCCCTACGTGGCGCGCGTGCGCAACACCAGCGTGTTGCAGCGGGAGGCGGCGCTGCCGCGCTTCATGAATTCGGGAGTGCCGCTGGGGGAGCCGGGCACCCACCTGTACGAATGGGAGTACCAGGCGCAGGGCTGGAGCCGTGCGCGGCGCGTGGTGTTGGTAGTGCTGGAGAGGAAGGACGAGCTCTTCCCGCACGCCTTCTGA
- a CDS encoding alkaline phosphatase family protein: MRRLALALALLTLAGPACDWEHAALMNSIPIKGKPSVNPTVHVYLGLDGLSHRAVTKARARGAFAGWDVARFIPMFPATSDASWTRILHTGRFAGYEYGHYDPRHDKLYNTSVEGVLVHAIPPLDSLAHLLPETVRAPVYYEAFDHHATDYISSVWSYERPVFGWYRALDHLFVALAGRSEKQHTFSAYMLEGDVIGHIRSEEDFVDVLVTLSERIQDFKRRHPERSFVFTLFGDHGMDSVRKPPQYVVDFRDQMRAVGITPVDTLERADKVAGPAAVAVLHTRVTYVALHTRPARVAEVARLASTAPAADLVIARGSSPGSGYPEDLEWVDAWREGALAARFGYQRSTDTYWLPADVDWAALDLPVAFTPGAESGVFTDETLFAASAERTYPDFFFRARTALEPISVEFPAEAVVSLRDPYMSVGFLVPIVGGLDLASAASHGAMSGQGSVSALLTEERSLPATVRSDTLLELFPALSEHLLQRGLTLLPGADGASLDYAGLP; this comes from the coding sequence GTGAGACGCCTCGCGCTCGCGCTCGCGCTGTTGACGCTCGCTGGTCCCGCCTGCGACTGGGAGCACGCCGCGCTGATGAACAGCATCCCCATCAAGGGCAAGCCGTCCGTCAATCCCACGGTGCACGTGTACCTCGGGCTCGACGGGCTGTCGCACCGCGCGGTGACCAAGGCGCGTGCGAGGGGGGCCTTCGCGGGGTGGGACGTGGCTCGCTTCATCCCCATGTTCCCGGCCACCAGTGACGCCAGCTGGACGCGCATCCTGCACACCGGGCGATTCGCGGGTTACGAGTACGGCCACTACGATCCCAGGCACGACAAGCTCTACAACACGTCGGTGGAGGGCGTGCTCGTGCATGCCATTCCACCGCTGGACTCGCTCGCGCACCTGCTGCCGGAGACAGTGCGGGCCCCCGTCTACTACGAGGCCTTCGATCACCACGCGACCGACTACATCAGCTCCGTCTGGAGCTACGAGCGGCCCGTCTTCGGCTGGTATCGCGCGCTCGATCACCTCTTCGTGGCGCTCGCCGGGAGGAGCGAGAAGCAGCACACCTTCAGCGCCTATATGCTGGAGGGCGACGTCATCGGGCATATTCGCAGCGAGGAGGACTTCGTGGACGTGCTCGTGACCCTGAGCGAGCGCATCCAGGACTTCAAGCGCAGGCACCCCGAGCGCTCGTTCGTCTTCACCCTCTTCGGTGACCATGGAATGGACAGCGTGCGCAAGCCGCCGCAGTACGTGGTGGACTTCCGGGACCAGATGCGCGCCGTGGGTATCACTCCCGTGGACACGCTCGAGCGGGCGGACAAGGTGGCTGGCCCCGCGGCGGTGGCCGTGCTCCACACCCGTGTCACCTACGTGGCCCTCCATACCCGGCCGGCTCGGGTGGCGGAGGTGGCGCGTCTGGCGTCCACGGCTCCCGCGGCCGACCTGGTGATCGCGCGTGGTTCCTCACCGGGGAGCGGCTATCCCGAGGACCTCGAGTGGGTGGACGCCTGGCGGGAAGGCGCGCTCGCGGCCCGCTTCGGTTACCAGCGCTCCACGGACACCTACTGGCTGCCGGCGGACGTGGACTGGGCCGCGCTCGATCTCCCGGTCGCCTTCACGCCCGGGGCGGAGTCCGGCGTCTTCACCGACGAGACGCTCTTCGCCGCGAGCGCCGAGCGGACCTATCCCGACTTCTTCTTCCGTGCACGCACGGCGCTGGAGCCCATCAGCGTGGAGTTCCCGGCGGAGGCCGTGGTGTCCCTGCGCGACCCGTACATGTCGGTGGGCTTCCTCGTGCCCATCGTGGGCGGCCTCGACCTGGCCTCCGCGGCCAGTCACGGCGCCATGAGCGGGCAGGGCAGTGTGAGCGCGCTCCTCACCGAGGAGCGGAGCCTGCCCGCGACGGTGCGTTCGGACACACTGCTCGAGTTGTTCCCCGCGCTGTCCGAGCACCTGCTCCAGCGGGGCCTGACGCTTCTGCCTGGCGCCGACGGAGCCTCGCTCGACTACGCGGGGCTCCCCTGA
- a CDS encoding fatty acid desaturase family protein: MTLFRHPEDRIPVLLFSCVFALDLTVYFTAHSWWFPILWLGLGIIPKGWISAWNHHHQHVTMFRHALPNRLLEIMFGFQTGITSHAWFLHHVLGHHRNYLDQEKDESRWMRPDGTAMGELEYSLSTALTAYPRAFKVGLKHPKALRVFLGMGALQVALLGLLFWHNWYNALFVFLLPMCVSLYVTAWATYFHHSGLVTKEHAEASYNILHRGYNLMTGNLGYHTAHHTKHGLHWSKLPELHAQMARDIPPTLYRQPGIPFVWSGSEEKVVLSTDQVESLAQPVSARASDSHAPADSQLKDATA; the protein is encoded by the coding sequence ATGACCCTGTTCCGGCATCCCGAAGATCGCATCCCCGTCCTGCTGTTCTCGTGCGTGTTCGCGCTCGACCTGACGGTCTACTTCACGGCGCACAGCTGGTGGTTCCCCATCCTGTGGCTCGGCCTGGGCATCATTCCCAAGGGGTGGATCAGCGCGTGGAACCACCACCACCAGCACGTCACGATGTTCCGCCACGCGCTGCCCAACCGCCTGCTGGAGATCATGTTCGGGTTCCAGACGGGGATCACCTCCCATGCGTGGTTCCTGCATCACGTGCTCGGCCACCACCGCAACTACCTGGACCAGGAGAAGGACGAGTCGCGCTGGATGCGCCCCGACGGCACCGCCATGGGCGAGCTGGAGTACTCGCTGTCGACCGCGCTCACGGCCTACCCGCGGGCCTTCAAGGTGGGGCTCAAGCACCCCAAGGCGCTGCGCGTCTTCCTGGGCATGGGCGCGCTGCAGGTAGCACTGCTCGGCCTGCTCTTCTGGCACAACTGGTACAACGCCCTCTTCGTCTTCCTGCTGCCCATGTGCGTGTCGCTCTACGTGACCGCGTGGGCCACCTACTTCCATCACTCGGGGCTCGTCACGAAGGAGCACGCCGAGGCCTCCTACAACATCCTGCACCGCGGCTATAACCTGATGACCGGCAACCTCGGCTACCACACCGCGCACCACACCAAGCACGGGCTGCACTGGTCCAAGCTGCCGGAGCTGCACGCGCAGATGGCACGGGACATCCCCCCCACGCTCTACCGCCAGCCGGGCATTCCCTTCGTGTGGTCCGGTTCGGAGGAGAAGGTGGTGCTGAGTACGGATCAGGTGGAGTCGCTCGCCCAGCCGGTCTCCGCGCGAGCGTCCGATAGCCACGCTCCGGCCGACTCCCAGTTGAAGGATGCCACCGCGTGA